One genomic segment of Chloroflexota bacterium includes these proteins:
- the sucD gene encoding succinate--CoA ligase subunit alpha, translating into MSIIVGKDTRAIVQGITGNVGRFHTEAMLGYGTKIVAGVTPGKGGQEVSGVPVYDTVAEAINKHDANATVIYVPPRFASAAIIEAIDAGLKTLVVITDLIPQKDSIEFVARANDNGVTIVGPNCPGIINPGNRVHMGVMPSHVFRPGSIGMISRSGTLTYEIAWLISNAGLGQSTCVGIGGDPIIGLDFIRVLEMMKKDEETEAVVLIGEIGGNLEEKAAEYIGKSEYAKPVVAYIAGRTAPPEKRMGHAGAIISGTMGTAKSKIDAFNAHGIPVAEKPSDIPRLLLERRS; encoded by the coding sequence ATGAGCATCATCGTCGGTAAAGACACCAGGGCTATCGTGCAGGGCATCACCGGGAACGTGGGCCGCTTCCACACCGAAGCGATGCTCGGCTATGGGACAAAAATCGTTGCCGGCGTTACCCCGGGCAAGGGGGGACAGGAAGTCTCTGGCGTGCCTGTTTACGACACGGTTGCCGAGGCCATCAACAAACATGACGCCAACGCCACCGTTATATATGTTCCTCCTCGTTTTGCCTCGGCTGCCATAATTGAAGCCATTGACGCCGGATTGAAAACGCTGGTGGTGATTACCGACCTGATACCGCAGAAAGATTCCATCGAGTTTGTTGCCAGAGCGAATGATAACGGTGTTACCATAGTTGGCCCGAATTGTCCGGGCATCATCAATCCCGGCAACCGGGTACACATGGGCGTGATGCCGAGCCACGTTTTTCGACCCGGCAGCATCGGCATGATTTCGAGAAGCGGAACGCTCACCTATGAGATTGCCTGGCTTATCAGCAACGCCGGCCTCGGGCAGAGCACCTGCGTTGGCATCGGTGGCGACCCAATTATCGGTCTGGATTTTATCAGGGTACTGGAAATGATGAAAAAAGATGAGGAGACCGAGGCCGTGGTGCTCATCGGCGAGATAGGTGGCAATCTGGAGGAAAAGGCCGCCGAATACATCGGCAAAAGTGAATATGCCAAGCCGGTTGTCGCCTACATCGCCGGAAGGACTGCGCCTCCGGAAAAGCGCATGGGCCATGCCGGGGCCATCATCAGCGGTACCATGGGAACAGCCAAGTCCAAAATCGATGCCTTTAACGCTCACGGGATTCCGGTAGCGGAAAAGCCGAGTGATATACCGCGACTGCTGCTGGAAAGGCGGTCATGA